TACTCAAATAGTGAAATACTTATGAAGAAGAGATTATtagaattgtttttttttatttattatatttttcatcaacaagTAACAGGATACGATGGATCAATTATCATACGATTTCAGTTTCACTTGATACttgtaaaatatttgatcaCTGGAAGAGTCAGTATCTTTGATAATCGATTGTAATTCTCTAGGGACTCCGTCTTCTTTCACCAATGTTGCAGGCGAAGACTGGAGTTGTTTCTCAAATCTGAAACTAGTATTTTCCTCCGAGATAATCTGATGCATAACATCGCCAAACTGGTTTTCAATGTCACGCATTGTTGAGGTATTAGTGAACGATGTGGTATTACTGAATTGTGATTTATTGGAATTAATTTTAGTTTGTGGCTCCATAGATTTGATGGCTTGCTCTTGGGAATACGGCTCGTCGGTCTTTTTGTACCAGAATCTGTTGTGCACTTTATGAAACATGGATTTATACATGTCAAGTGCATCTGAACCCAATccaaatataataaaagCAAGAACAGAAAGAATACAGTTGACCAATCTGTCATAAAATGtgaaaaatccaaaatcataaaaataaataacaTTCCACTCTTCATTATGAACTTGGTCCCAGTGGAAAGGATTTTTCAGAACTTCAGCTTGTGAAACAAAGTAATAAAGTGACAAAGGAACCATAGCGAAAACAATAAGGAAGGAGAATATTAGCAAACGTGCAAATCTCTTAATGTTTAATCCCGAATTGGTACACAAAAGTATATCCTTGACGTCTTTGCGCTTTCTGAAAAAAGTGATTAAAGTTAAAACAGCAAATATTAATGCAACAATACTCCAAAGCACAGTCCAAATGGAAACCAAAAGAAGAGAAGCATATGTAGCCGAATAAATTGTACTGCACCCTTGATACTTGACAATTGCATATCTTGATCCTGTCACAATATAATGGACAGCCATGACAAATATTGGGtttattaaacaaattgccATATCCATTGCAAATTTTTTCCATGAACCTTGTTCTAAAAGGGTAGGATGTTTGGCACATAGAACAAAATACAAGTTCATAATTACACAAGCAATTGCACAACATTTTCCAACAGAAGAACCAGCATCCAACTTACCAACAATGTCACAGTAAACTTGCCCATCCCAAGcttcatcaaaattatcaCCACTCCATATCATAGTACTAATAAACCCCGTCAAATCAACATACATTAACCAGAAAATCAATATGGTAGCAGGTAAATTTCTACTTCTTATGTGCCATAAAAATGGCGGAatcaataaacaaaaagataTAATTAGGAAAGATCCCATTCCAGCTGCTCCTTTGTACATTTTGCtttaaatattattaagaAGCCAAAATAAAGTTCTCTATGTATGCTAAGgtattaaaaagaaaagggcTAAATGGCaaacctttttttttaaaaaaaacaggGAACCAGAAGTTAAACTACTTTAAAtacaattaataaagaGATTCGTTAAtattcaaagaaaaaaaaagtataagTATTTATCATCTCCTCGATGTAGTGAATGTTTAGAATCTATATTCCTTTGCAATCCCAATTCGGGATTTTCCTCTTGGTTTTAAACTTTTATTATGTCagtagtttttttttttgcaactaagtaaaaattgatttcctCTTTAGTGCTGCAAAGGAACAATAGAACaatagtaaaaaaaaaagggataTCTAGATCTTTAGACCAATTTCCGAAACAAAGAGTTTCTTTGAACAAATTGGAAACCATTAAAAGacaaaatttgatattataCTTAGTAAACAATTATATATGGAAtctacaaaaaaattaaaaaatgaTTAAAAAGTTTAACTAAGCGACGAcagatttcaaaatttcattagaTGAAACAACCCCTGAGAATTTTTGATCCAAGTACTTCAATAATTCCACAACtctatttttcaaatcatcacTAGAAAATTGCTTCAAGGAATCAATGTTTTCTTCTCTGCCCAAAGTagattcattaattaactTAATTCTTTCAGCATCAGCTTTGAAGGCACCAGCAAATACctcaacaatttttggGGTTTGGTTAACAATCAATTCGTTATTAGATCCATATAATTTGATGATAACTTCAAAAATTGGGGTGTTTTCTTCAAGACCAGTTTCTAATGGCAAATGAGCCAATAATGCTGGAAGAACATGTTCCAAAGGAACAGATTGTTCatgtttcaaaatcattctTGAAACACAACCACAGGCATTTGCATATGATCTATTAACAACGTCTTTAGcctcttcatcatcaatactACCAGCTTTCTTATCAACTTTgttcaacaattggaatAATAATTGCAAAATGTGTGGGTATGTAGAAGAAAGATCAACACTACTGTATTGAATAATTAAACCTATACCGTAAGCAGCATTTCCTTTaacttcaattgatttgtcGTTGGCAAGTTTATCACTGAAAATTTGCAAAAGTTCTTCTGAGTACGGATTAGCTTCTTTCATTCCTTCAACCATTTCAGCAATAGCACCAATTGAGCCGACTCTTAATGGTTTAGATTTACTGTTAAATTTAGCTAATATGATATCTTTGAAAGAACCAAAGATTTGAACGAAATCGGATTGCAAAGCAAGTGACAAGTTAATCAAAACTTCTAATGTAGCTTCATTCAACATAACTTCAGTTTCAGAAGagtcttcttcttcatttggcatctcatcatcatcaatttgaCATTGATGTTCTTGTTTGAAAAGCAACATCAAAGTTGTGCataatttttccaaaagTTCTGTGTTACTTGgttcatcaacaacaaaaattggtCCAAAAGTGAAAAGTGCGGTGGCAACACCGTCCAAAATACTAGCCACCATAGTTGATTCgaattcttcttccaaAAGTGAAATAGAGACTTTTCTaagattttgaatcaattgcaAAATATTGGCTTCAACATAAGATTGTTTTGGAACACCTTTTGGAGCTTTAAAGTTTTCACCTTGAACAGCAACAAACATTGCTTTGGTAATTTTGAATAAGCAGCTCATAGCACCTTCTCTCATACCATAagagttttcaatttggtcTTGCAAGACAGCAATAGTGGATTCAACATATGGGAAGAATTGATTACCAGTACCAACAGCCAATTCCCCCAAAGCAACAGATgccatttctttttcgatAGTAATACCAGTATGAATCTTTAATGGATCAGCATcctcatcatcttcatcaaattctGGTTCATCACCTTCTGGATCACCTAAATTGAAACTGAATTCTTCTTGCTTCAAACATTCAAGAATTTTAGGAACAATTTGGTCCAAGAAGCCAGCAAACTCAGTTCCATAAACTTTAGCCATATTAGCAATAAAAGCAAAACCAGATTCTCTTATTCTGGAATGTTCGGAGCTTAAAGAGTTGTAAGCAGCTTCAACCAATGGTTTAGCATAAGCAGAAAATGATTCTGAACCGACTGCTCTGGCCATAGTAGAAATGTTTTCAAAGGTAACTGCTctcaattcaatatcatctTCAGTTAAACCTTCAACAGAAGCAGAGTTTGCAATAAAAGGTTCCAATTGCTGAACGGAAGCTTCAAAATATGGAGTATAAGCTTTACCACTGGCAAAGGCAGTAGAACCAATAGCTGAAACAATAGCAGATTTCAAAGTTGCAGAATTGGCTTGTTGTAACATGTGGAATAATTTGTGAGTCAATGGTTCAATGTACTTGCCCATTGCATTGTGGCTCatgaattcaattaatcCATCTAAAGCAACACATGCATATCTATAAGCCACAACTGAGGAAGCggaatcaataatttcaattatcaaAGGCAACAATTGTTCGTGGTACTCGGTAACAATGTCTTGAAGTTCTGAAGTCAATTGACCTAATGTTCTCAAAGCGGCAACTTTGACTATAAGCTCTGTATCTTTCAAACCGTTAACAATTGCTGggataattttttgaatttggagAGAAATGAAATCTGGAGCACCAGCAGAACTGACACCAATGGCCAATAATCCAGctcttctttcaaattgatttgttgaagTCAAGACTTGTGGCAAAGCATCAAATAATGGATTGACAACTTGAGAAGGTGGCAATTCAGCACTCAAAACAGCCAACAAACGCAAAGCCAAAGAAGGAGGGCTATTTTCCTCATTTTCgttttcttcatcttcatttcCTAATTCGTCCTCGATATCAATTTCACCTGAAGCCACTTTCAAAGCAACTAAAGTTATTTGAGGTCCCAATTTGTTTCCTGAGATCTTAGATTTTCTGTAACTGAcacaagaaattaaaaattgcAAGCCAAAAATCTTGAATTCCTCGTCCAATTGTTGGTTTGTAACCATCTCAGCAATAATTTGGATCATGGTGATCAAATGGTCACCAACCAATTTAGAATCAACAAGGATTAAACTGTTGAAGACATTGAAAACACTCTTGGCCAGTtcaacatcatcaccaCTAATGACGtctttgaaaatattaatcATGCTTGGAACAgttgattgaaatttgcCAGCCAATTCAACAGTACgttcttcatcttcttcaatgaTTTGAGAAATAACATCCAATGACATTATGGAGTTAATTCTAACTTCCTTAGATTCTGAATCATTCAATAAAGTACCAAACAAGGACAATAAGTCACTGATATGAGGGATCACAGTAGCTATTTGAGATTCCAACAAAGCgaacaaaacaaaagtaCCAACTTCTCTAGTGTGAACGTCAGTGTTTTGAACTGCACTGAATAAAGTAGGTAAAAGGTCTTGCCATTCGTTTTTGTCCAAATCAACTTCTCCAATGGCAGCAATAACATAGGCAGATAAGTTTCTGAGACGTTTATTTTGTTCTTCAAAAGTACCTTTCAACAAAGATTCTCTAAGAGTAGGTTTCAATGAAGCATCAACTGTTTCCCATTGGTCTAAAGCCAATTTTCTAGCTTCAACCAATGATAACTGCTTTATTTCATCTTGTTTGGTTGTTTGAGAAATTTGAAGCAAAGCTGGTAATGCAATAAGGTTTGGATAAAAATCTTTAGTCAATTTACTTGAAGCTTGTTTGATTACCGATGAGTCTGGAACCAAGGTTTGCTTTAAAGTTTCCTCCAAAGATGATACAAATTGAGCATCCATATTTGATTAAGTAAGTAAGTATGTATGGAAGGATGGGTAAAGGGGGTATAGAGTTTACTTAATCCAGGTGAGATGACCTTTGATAgtaatgaaatcaaaagaaaattaaatgaaaaaaaaaaaaaaaatttttttcttagcAATGAGCGCAGCTTCTTCTTAATCTACTACCACTatacattttattttattctatttatttttttgttagaCGAATTTATGGCCCCCAAATCTCTCGtctaataaataaaacCTGATCTTTATTCAAACTCTTTATACTTTTTTACATtatatcattaatattCATTGGCATTTCCTTAATTTTCGttgaataatatttctcaaattcttttaaagTGACCACATCATCTTTAGTTATCAAGTTTATAGCTGTTCCCTTTCTACCAAATCTACCTGATCGTCCAATTCTATGAATATAGTTTTCCTTATCGGTGGGCAAATCataatttatt
This genomic stretch from Candida albicans SC5314 chromosome 1, complete sequence harbors:
- the STE3 gene encoding Ste3p (Protein similar to S. cerevisiae Ste3p, the receptor for a-factor mating pheromone; alpha mating-type-specific transcription) produces the protein MYKGAAGMGSFLIISFCLLIPPFLWHIRSRNLPATILIFWLMYVDLTGFISTMIWSGDNFDEAWDGQVYCDIVGKLDAGSSVGKCCAIACVIMNLYFVLCAKHPTLLEQGSWKKFAMDMAICLINPIFVMAVHYIVTGSRYAIVKYQGCSTIYSATYASLLLVSIWTVLWSIVALIFAVLTLITFFRKRKDVKDILLCTNSGLNIKRFARLLIFSFLIVFAMVPLSLYYFVSQAEVSKNPFHWDQVHNEEWNVIYFYDFGFFTFYDRLVNCILSVLAFIIFGLGSDALDMYKSMFHKVHNRFWYKKTDEPYSQEQAIKSMEPQTKINSNKSQFSNTTSFTNTSTMRDIENQFGDVMHQIISEENTSFRFEKQLQSSPATLVKEDGVPRELQSIIKDTDSSSDQIFYKYQVKSKSYDN
- a CDS encoding uncharacterized protein (Putative karyopherin beta; repressed by nitric oxide): MDAQFVSSLEETLKQTLVPDSSVIKQASSKLTKDFYPNLIALPALLQISQTTKQDEIKQLSLVEARKLALDQWETVDASLKPTLRESLLKGTFEEQNKRLRNLSAYVIAAIGEVDLDKNEWQDLLPTLFSAVQNTDVHTREVGTFVLFALLESQIATVIPHISDLLSLFGTLLNDSESKEVRINSIMSLDVISQIIEEDEERTVELAGKFQSTVPSMINIFKDVISGDDVESAKSVFNVFNSLILVDSKLVGDHLITMIQIIAEMVTNQQLDEEFKIFGLQFLISCVSYRKSKISGNKLGPQITLVALKVASGEIDIEDELGNEDEENENEENSPPSLALRLLAVLSAELPPSQVVNPLFDALPQVLTSTNQFERRAGLLAIGVSSAGAPDFISLQIQKIIPAIVNGLKDTELIVKVAALRTLGQLTSELQDIVTEYHEQLLPLIIEIIDSASSVVAYRYACVALDGLIEFMSHNAMGKYIEPLTHKLFHMLQQANSATLKSAIVSAIGSTAFASGKAYTPYFEASVQQLEPFIANSASVEGLTEDDIELRAVTFENISTMARAVGSESFSAYAKPLVEAAYNSLSSEHSRIRESGFAFIANMAKVYGTEFAGFLDQIVPKILECLKQEEFSFNLGDPEGDEPEFDEDDEDADPLKIHTGITIEKEMASVALGELAVGTGNQFFPYVESTIAVLQDQIENSYGMREGAMSCLFKITKAMFVAVQGENFKAPKGVPKQSYVEANILQLIQNLRKVSISLLEEEFESTMVASILDGVATALFTFGPIFVVDEPSNTELLEKLCTTLMLLFKQEHQCQIDDDEMPNEEEDSSETEVMLNEATLEVLINLSLALQSDFVQIFGSFKDIILAKFNSKSKPLRVGSIGAIAEMVEGMKEANPYSEELLQIFSDKLANDKSIEVKGNAAYGIGLIIQYSSVDLSSTYPHILQLLFQLLNKVDKKAGSIDDEEAKDVVNRSYANACGCVSRMILKHEQSVPLEHVLPALLAHLPLETGLEENTPIFEVIIKLYGSNNELIVNQTPKIVEVFAGAFKADAERIKLINESTLGREENIDSLKQFSSDDLKNRVVELLKYLDQKFSGVVSSNEILKSVVA